The Tissierellales bacterium genome contains the following window.
TTAATTCAATAAAAGAGTTTGCTAAGGAATGATAATAAATACTAATAAAAAAGTAATTCAATTATGTTTAAAATAATGTAGGGAATATAAGATATATATAGAATATCCAATATAAATAGAGTTTTAGGAGGATATTCTATATGGAATTAAAAATAAGTGACTTACCTCCACAATTTGAAAATATAGCTATAGAGCTTGGAATAGACAAAATAAAGGCTTTATTTAAAGAATTTGGGGGAACATCAGTGTACTTTCCTACTGAAAAAATGATATACAAAGAAGCTCGTGATAGAGAAATTAT
Protein-coding sequences here:
- a CDS encoding Mor transcription activator family protein: MELKISDLPPQFENIAIELGIDKIKALFKEFGGTSVYFPTEKMIYKEARDREIISEYNGFNHKELAAKYNMSESYIRAIINRHKKSA